In Nocardioides sp. InS609-2, a single genomic region encodes these proteins:
- a CDS encoding serine/threonine-protein kinase, with protein MSTPSRLGRYPVRRRIGAGGFATVWLAHDEQLDSDVAIKVLADNWAADHHVRQRFIDEGRFLRKVESPHVVSVYDAGELDDGRPYLVMTYADQGTLADRLEIAPQSPVAALGVVRQVGDGLHALHVRGILHRDVKPANVLFRTGSDGEVRAMVADLGLGKTLDMSSRLTMIAGTPSYVAPEQARGEGLDARADLYSLASLTYLLLTGRAPYSHATIAAAAEPGPPAPMGEVVPADVDAVVRRALAPQRDDRYPDVPSYTRALREAYGDELSTTPPVWLASDRERTQVVPVSLEPDSPRRRRVPAWAVGVLAVVIGLGGGYVVHRAVNRTVEITDDEGTLSVSVPGSWTTVEARDGWIPPGTTDDQPAVAAGSRSAWRSSGEGVFVGLLEGRALPTTMPQHPECDKAGQPYNDRQGGDDLRTVVYTDCPGVIVERVVQVNTDRLLWVQVRSDDRATANRVLDSVSTSGL; from the coding sequence GTGTCCACTCCCTCGCGTCTCGGTCGCTACCCGGTGCGTCGCCGCATCGGCGCCGGCGGTTTCGCCACGGTGTGGCTCGCCCACGACGAGCAGCTCGACAGCGACGTCGCGATCAAGGTGCTGGCCGACAACTGGGCCGCCGACCACCACGTGCGGCAGCGGTTCATCGACGAGGGGCGCTTCCTGCGCAAGGTCGAGTCGCCGCACGTCGTGTCGGTCTACGACGCCGGCGAGCTCGACGACGGCCGGCCCTACCTGGTGATGACCTACGCCGACCAGGGCACGCTCGCCGACCGGCTCGAGATCGCCCCCCAGAGTCCGGTCGCCGCGCTGGGCGTGGTCCGCCAGGTGGGCGACGGGCTGCACGCGCTGCACGTGCGCGGCATCCTCCACCGCGACGTGAAGCCGGCCAACGTGCTCTTCCGAACCGGCTCCGACGGCGAGGTGCGGGCGATGGTGGCCGACCTGGGCCTCGGCAAGACCCTCGACATGTCGTCGCGACTGACGATGATCGCCGGCACCCCGTCGTACGTCGCGCCCGAACAGGCCCGCGGCGAGGGACTCGATGCCCGCGCCGACCTCTACTCCCTGGCCTCCCTGACCTACCTCCTGCTCACCGGCCGGGCGCCGTACTCCCACGCGACGATCGCCGCCGCCGCCGAGCCCGGGCCGCCGGCGCCGATGGGCGAGGTCGTACCGGCCGACGTCGATGCCGTCGTGCGACGCGCCTTGGCGCCGCAGCGGGACGACCGCTACCCCGACGTGCCGTCGTACACGCGGGCGCTGCGGGAGGCCTACGGCGACGAGCTGTCGACGACGCCGCCCGTCTGGCTGGCCAGCGACCGCGAGCGGACCCAGGTGGTGCCCGTCTCGCTCGAACCCGACTCGCCTCGCCGTCGCCGGGTGCCGGCGTGGGCGGTGGGCGTGCTGGCCGTGGTCATCGGCCTGGGTGGTGGCTACGTGGTGCACCGCGCTGTGAACCGGACCGTGGAGATCACCGACGACGAGGGCACGTTGTCGGTGAGCGTGCCGGGGTCGTGGACCACCGTCGAGGCACGCGACGGCTGGATCCCGCCAGGCACGACGGACGACCAGCCGGCGGTGGCGGCCGGCAGCCGCTCGGCCTGGCGCAGCTCGGGGGAAGGTGTGTTCGTTGGCCTGCTCGAGGGACGCGCCCTGCCCACGACAATGCCTCAGCACCCCGAGTGCGACAAGGCGGGGCAGCCGTACAACGACAGGCAGGGCGGCGACGATCTGCGCACCGTGGTCTACACCGACTGCCCGGGCGTCATCGTCGAACGCGTGGTGCAGGTGAACACCGACCGGCTGCTGTGGGTGCAGGTGCGCAGCGACGACCGGGCCACGGCCAACCGGGTGCTCGACTCGGTCAGCACCAGCGGCCTGTAG
- the paaI gene encoding hydroxyphenylacetyl-CoA thioesterase PaaI: MTLNDRALPDHIRRMWDEDRASQALGMKLTSVSPGRAEMSMPVRDDMVNGHGIGHGGLTFTLADSTFAFACNSHGPATVAHSASVRFHAPVRLGDVLTSVAVERSREGRRGVYDVEVRAGDRLVATFEGHATQLAGEPT, translated from the coding sequence ATGACTTTGAACGACCGAGCGTTACCTGACCACATCCGCCGGATGTGGGACGAGGACCGCGCCTCCCAGGCTCTCGGCATGAAGCTCACGTCGGTCTCCCCCGGTCGCGCCGAGATGTCGATGCCGGTGCGCGACGACATGGTCAACGGCCACGGCATCGGCCACGGCGGGCTCACCTTCACCCTGGCCGACTCGACGTTCGCCTTCGCCTGCAACTCCCACGGCCCGGCCACGGTGGCGCACAGCGCGTCGGTCCGCTTCCATGCGCCGGTGCGGCTCGGCGACGTGCTGACCTCGGTGGCGGTCGAGCGGTCGCGCGAGGGCCGCCGCGGCGTGTACGACGTCGAGGTGCGCGCCGGTGACCGGCTGGTGGCTACGTTCGAGGGGCATGCAACGCAGCTGGCGGGGGAGCCGACATGA
- a CDS encoding M1 family metallopeptidase: MKTGTAALAVVLLLATGCSGNGDEGVASARPTDGGLDSARPSEEEKAELSPVSTPVEDSVYPDIGDPGVDALHYGLDLAWQPTKRRLDGTATISLRATGDADHLQLDLGPRLKPRSVTLDGAEVPFEHPGKNLVVGASVTADQEYELVVTYRGRPGPVPAPTRRGDFTTVGLTVTNSGGLWTMQEPYGAFSWYPVNDQPADKALYDFTITTDAPYTGVANGELVSTDTKDGRTTTQWHLDSPASSYLTTLAIGDYQHSNGRTSGGLTVDYWYSRGAPKILKSLRRAPRAIDWLEQKLGPYPFSTLGLVVTPSQSAMETQTMVTLGTSDYVLSEPVIMHEIAHQWYGDLVSPSDWRDVWLNEGMTMYLQGRYEADTNGIPVAEQLAQYAESCRSSLAEDGPAGAYDAASFGAGNIYYCPALMWDELRKRVGDDEFWKIARSWLDDNAGTSASREQLYDHWEKATGLELSSFFDSWIMREKMPEIIDP; this comes from the coding sequence ATGAAGACTGGGACCGCGGCGCTGGCCGTCGTACTGCTGCTGGCGACGGGGTGCTCGGGTAACGGTGACGAAGGGGTCGCGTCCGCTCGACCAACCGATGGTGGTCTCGACTCCGCTCGACCGTCAGAAGAGGAGAAGGCCGAGCTCTCCCCCGTCAGCACCCCCGTCGAGGACAGCGTCTACCCCGACATCGGCGACCCCGGCGTCGACGCCCTGCACTACGGCCTCGACCTGGCCTGGCAGCCCACGAAGCGCCGCCTCGACGGCACCGCCACCATCAGCCTGCGCGCCACCGGCGATGCCGACCATCTCCAACTCGACCTGGGCCCGCGCCTGAAGCCGCGCAGCGTCACGCTCGACGGCGCGGAGGTCCCGTTCGAGCATCCCGGCAAGAACCTCGTGGTCGGCGCCTCGGTCACCGCCGACCAGGAGTACGAGCTGGTCGTGACCTACCGCGGCCGGCCCGGACCCGTGCCCGCGCCCACGCGTCGCGGCGACTTCACGACCGTCGGGCTCACCGTCACCAACAGCGGCGGGCTGTGGACGATGCAGGAGCCGTACGGCGCCTTCTCGTGGTACCCCGTCAACGACCAGCCCGCCGACAAGGCGCTCTACGACTTCACGATCACCACCGACGCGCCGTACACCGGGGTGGCCAACGGCGAGCTCGTCAGCACCGATACAAAGGACGGCCGCACCACCACGCAGTGGCACCTGGACTCCCCCGCGTCGTCGTACCTCACCACGCTGGCGATCGGCGACTACCAGCACTCGAACGGGCGCACCAGCGGCGGACTGACCGTCGACTACTGGTACTCCCGCGGCGCCCCGAAGATCCTGAAGTCGCTGCGGAGGGCCCCGCGCGCCATCGACTGGCTCGAGCAGAAGCTCGGGCCCTACCCGTTCTCGACGCTCGGCTTGGTCGTCACCCCTTCGCAGAGCGCCATGGAGACCCAGACGATGGTCACCCTCGGCACCAGCGACTACGTGCTGTCCGAGCCGGTGATCATGCACGAGATCGCCCACCAGTGGTACGGCGACCTCGTCAGCCCGTCCGACTGGCGCGACGTCTGGCTCAACGAAGGCATGACGATGTACCTCCAGGGTCGCTACGAGGCCGACACCAACGGCATCCCGGTGGCCGAGCAGCTGGCGCAGTACGCCGAGTCCTGCCGTTCCTCGCTCGCCGAGGACGGGCCGGCGGGCGCCTACGACGCGGCTAGCTTCGGTGCGGGCAACATCTACTACTGCCCGGCCTTGATGTGGGACGAGCTGCGCAAGCGCGTCGGCGACGACGAGTTCTGGAAGATCGCCCGCAGCTGGCTCGACGACAACGCCGGCACCTCCGCCAGCCGCGAGCAGCTCTACGACCACTGGGAGAAGGCGACCGGCCTCGAGCTCTCGTCGTTCTTCGACAGCTGGATCATGCGCGAGAAGATGCCCGAGATCATCGACCCCTGA
- a CDS encoding epimerase has translation MRLLVLGGTQFLSRAVAAEAVARGHDVTCACRGVSGTVPDGAELLVWDRDDEPPAAITEAAWDAVVDVSRLPSHVRRAVAAVPDAHWVFVSTINVYPDNDIAGTPATLRLHEPITDDIDPKTSPEAYGAMKVACEQIVAVGAASSMSIRPGLIAGPDDGTGRFTYWPWRLDLGGEVLAPGSPDDTVQIIDVRDLTGWIVDSAESRRTGTYDGVGDIHRLGDLLAQAAIGAGTDCTFTWVDQEFLAAQEVEPWAGDSGLPLWLPRPEYDGMLAHDPTPSFDAGLRVRPIADTTRDTLAWLRETPDAVRTGLSPEAEARVLAAWHAR, from the coding sequence ATGCGACTCCTCGTGCTCGGTGGCACCCAGTTCCTTTCCCGCGCCGTGGCAGCCGAGGCGGTGGCGCGCGGACACGACGTGACCTGCGCCTGTCGCGGCGTCTCCGGGACGGTGCCCGACGGCGCCGAGCTGCTCGTGTGGGACCGCGACGACGAGCCGCCCGCCGCGATCACCGAGGCCGCCTGGGATGCCGTGGTCGACGTCAGCCGGCTGCCCTCCCACGTGCGGCGCGCCGTGGCCGCCGTGCCCGATGCGCACTGGGTGTTCGTCTCCACGATCAACGTCTATCCCGACAACGACATCGCAGGCACGCCCGCGACGTTGCGGCTGCACGAGCCGATCACCGACGACATCGACCCGAAGACGAGCCCCGAGGCGTACGGCGCCATGAAGGTCGCCTGCGAGCAGATCGTGGCCGTGGGTGCGGCGTCGAGCATGTCGATTCGCCCCGGGCTCATCGCCGGTCCGGACGACGGCACCGGCCGGTTCACCTACTGGCCGTGGCGGCTCGACCTCGGTGGTGAGGTGTTGGCGCCGGGGTCACCCGACGACACCGTGCAGATCATCGACGTGCGCGACCTCACTGGGTGGATCGTCGACAGCGCCGAGTCGCGTCGTACCGGCACCTACGACGGCGTCGGCGACATCCACCGCCTCGGCGACCTCCTCGCGCAGGCAGCCATTGGCGCCGGGACCGACTGCACGTTCACCTGGGTCGACCAGGAGTTCCTCGCCGCACAGGAGGTCGAGCCCTGGGCCGGCGACAGCGGGCTGCCGCTGTGGCTTCCCCGCCCGGAGTACGACGGCATGCTGGCGCACGACCCCACGCCCTCGTTCGACGCCGGGCTGAGGGTGCGCCCGATCGCCGACACCACCCGCGACACGCTGGCCTGGCTGCGGGAGACCCCCGACGCCGTACGCACCGGCCTCTCCCCCGAGGCCGAGGCCAGGGTCCTCGCCGCCTGGCACGCGCGCTAG
- a CDS encoding protein kinase, protein MISPYLADNRDFRVRFAREARAMTALESGNVVHVYTFGEDRGRLYIASQLIPDGDLDSVLRAQGGAPLGLALDLMAQVAAGLADAHLSGLVHRDIKPANVLLRQRPDGFDAYLGGFGTPPAGTALGAASDISTMGWLLWTTATGWPPYAGALPQLAGDSPQVQNVNRILRTALAADPMARYPSAEALRDDLRFAVSLPGPSWLVAAPAPLSRRRRGAALGLGAGLVAALVLGAGGAVWAGVAMRNHQPVEVARVSLTEPRPSAADERRAVSNIANAFGTQLFVGPAKAQCIAESWVDAVGIDSLAAAGFLDDDMFFYDQDLETVDPELKAALGDATAKCLAG, encoded by the coding sequence GTGATTTCGCCGTACCTGGCAGACAACCGCGACTTCCGGGTCCGGTTCGCGCGGGAGGCCCGGGCGATGACGGCTCTCGAGTCGGGCAACGTCGTGCACGTCTACACGTTCGGCGAGGATCGCGGTCGCCTCTACATCGCCAGCCAGCTGATCCCCGACGGCGACCTCGACAGCGTGCTACGCGCCCAGGGCGGTGCGCCGCTCGGCCTGGCCCTCGATCTGATGGCGCAGGTGGCCGCCGGTCTGGCCGACGCGCACCTGTCGGGTCTCGTGCACCGTGACATCAAGCCGGCCAACGTGCTGCTGCGCCAGCGGCCCGACGGTTTCGACGCCTATCTGGGCGGCTTCGGCACCCCGCCGGCTGGCACGGCACTCGGCGCCGCGTCCGACATCTCGACCATGGGCTGGTTGCTGTGGACCACTGCCACCGGCTGGCCGCCGTACGCCGGAGCGTTGCCGCAGCTGGCCGGCGACTCTCCGCAGGTGCAGAACGTCAACCGGATCCTGCGGACGGCCCTGGCTGCGGACCCCATGGCTCGCTACCCCTCGGCTGAGGCGCTGCGCGACGACCTTCGCTTCGCGGTGTCGCTGCCCGGGCCGTCATGGCTCGTGGCGGCCCCGGCCCCCCTTTCGCGGCGTCGCCGTGGTGCCGCGTTGGGCCTCGGTGCCGGCCTGGTGGCCGCGCTCGTGCTGGGGGCAGGCGGGGCTGTGTGGGCGGGCGTCGCCATGCGCAACCACCAGCCCGTCGAGGTGGCACGCGTGTCACTCACCGAACCCCGACCGTCGGCGGCCGACGAGCGCCGGGCCGTCTCCAACATCGCCAACGCGTTCGGCACCCAGCTGTTCGTCGGCCCGGCGAAGGCGCAGTGCATCGCCGAGAGCTGGGTCGACGCTGTCGGCATCGACTCCCTGGCCGCGGCGGGCTTCCTCGACGACGACATGTTCTTCTACGACCAGGACCTCGAGACCGTCGACCCGGAGCTCAAGGCCGCTCTCGGGGATGCCACGGCGAAGTGCCTGGCCGGCTAG
- a CDS encoding RNA polymerase sigma factor, with product MQATAATPDEIDDLAHRAQGGDRDALDALLGAIRPRTLNVCRGVLPYSSDAEDACQEALLSVATKIGSWHRRGRFTTWLHVVAVNSARTTYRKLKNQATPSDVLPLERPDPRTTSVIAGTRLDLLDAMETIEGTSPQLVEPLLLRDVYGLAYDEIATLLDLPLGTVKAQIHTGRKLARALLRGDA from the coding sequence ATGCAGGCAACGGCGGCAACGCCTGACGAGATCGACGACCTCGCGCACCGGGCGCAGGGCGGTGACCGCGACGCGCTCGACGCCCTGCTGGGCGCGATCCGGCCCCGCACGCTCAACGTCTGTCGGGGTGTTCTGCCCTACTCCTCCGACGCCGAGGACGCCTGCCAGGAGGCGCTGCTGAGCGTCGCGACGAAGATCGGCTCGTGGCACCGGCGCGGCCGGTTCACCACGTGGCTGCACGTCGTGGCGGTCAACAGCGCCCGGACGACGTACCGCAAGCTCAAGAACCAGGCCACACCGTCCGACGTGCTGCCGCTCGAGCGTCCCGACCCGCGCACCACCAGCGTCATCGCCGGCACCCGCCTCGACCTGCTCGACGCGATGGAGACCATCGAGGGGACCAGCCCCCAGCTGGTCGAGCCGCTGCTGCTGCGCGACGTCTACGGACTCGCGTACGACGAGATCGCGACGTTGCTCGACCTGCCGCTGGGCACCGTCAAGGCGCAGATCCACACCGGCCGCAAGCTCGCGCGGGCGCTGCTGCGGGGCGACGCATGA